From Caretta caretta isolate rCarCar2 chromosome 14, rCarCar1.hap1, whole genome shotgun sequence, the proteins below share one genomic window:
- the LOC125621822 gene encoding LOW QUALITY PROTEIN: olfactory receptor 11A1 (The sequence of the model RefSeq protein was modified relative to this genomic sequence to represent the inferred CDS: substituted 1 base at 1 genomic stop codon) produces the protein MADWRKQTTITEFLLLGFRELPDLQILLFLIFLVIYMATMSGNTLIVVLIVAHQHLHTPMYFFLGNLSCLETCYTTTILFQMLASLLTGDRTISVSGSITQLYFSGSLAGTEFCLLAAMSYDRYLAICKPLHYSTLMNTRFCLHLAAGSWLNGFLALTIFVLFLSQLIFCGPNEIDYFYYDPIPLIELSXSDTHLVILGDFILACVFTRPPFLLTLTSYKCIIATILRIPSTTGRQKAFSTCSSHLIVVTIFYGTLMIVYLLPKHDTLRDLNKVLSLCYTVLTPLLNPIIYSLRNREVKEALSKAVSKCGFHKKHAETLR, from the coding sequence ATGGCAGACTGGAGAAAGCAAACGACCATCACAGAATTCTTACTCCTGGGATTCAGGGAGCTCCCTGACCTACAAATTCTTCTCTTCCTGATATTCCTAGTGATCTACATGGCAACCATGTCCGGGAACACCCTCATCGTGGTGCTCATTGTGGCTCATcagcaccttcacacccccatgtacttcttcctggggaattTGTCCTGCCTGGAGACCTGCTACACCACAACCATCCTGTTCCagatgctggccagtctcctgactggggacagaaccatCTCAGTCAGTGGCTCCATCACACAACTGTATTTCTCTGGGTCTCTGGCAGGTACGGAATTCTGTCTCCTAGCAGCGatgtcttatgatcggtatttagCGATATGTAAACCCCTGCACTATTCAACTCTTATGAATACCAGGTTTTGCCTCCATTTGGCTGCTGGCTCCTGGTTAAATGGTTTTTTGGCTCTTACCATTTTTGTCTTATTCCTATCACAGTTAATATTCTGTGGCCCAAATGAAATTGACTATTTCTATTATGATCCCATTCCACTGATAGAGCTCTCCTGAAGTGACACCCACCTGGTCATATTGGGGGATTTCATACTAGCCTGTGTATTCACCCGGCCTCCATTCCTACTAACCCTGACGTCCTACAAGTGCATCATCgccaccatcctgagaatcccttccaccaccgggaggcaaaaggccttttccacctgctcctctcacctcattgtggtgaCAATTTTCTATGGAACCCTAATGATTGTGTACCTGCTACCGAAACATGATACACTGAGAGACCTGAACAAAGTGCTCTCTCTTTGCTACACGGTCCTGACTCCCCTGTTAAACCCgatcatctacagcctgagaaacagagaggtcAAGGAAGCCTTGAGCAAAGCAGTCAGTAAATGTGGCTTTCACAAAAAACATGCAGAGACTCTGAGATAA